A single Marispirochaeta aestuarii DNA region contains:
- the thiI gene encoding tRNA uracil 4-sulfurtransferase ThiI — protein sequence MNRELTAHYLIRVGEIGLKGNNRRMFEQQLKENIKRRLKGLEARVTGGRGRFFLELFSGNPAVAEEVLASTFGIVAFARVRVSEKDMEAIRATAAELLQKEVRASASGTLSFKINAKRTDKSFPLNSYQIAVELGDRLTRDIPGLTVDVKNPDVSLQIEVRDKVYIWGPQSAGPGGLPVSCAGKGILLLSGGIDSPVAGWMMAKRGLKLDAVYFHAYPYTSDEAKEKVVQLARILAPWNGGMNLFVVPFTKTQLKIKERVPKEAVTLIMRAGMMQVAHMAAEERGAGALVSGEALSQVASQTAGSMRFTGSVTDYPVFRPLIGMDKEEIIRTAERIGTYETSILPYEDCCTIFSPKHPLTSPNFSKILGIYRQAGLENELTEAYEESERIYIPPYPENE from the coding sequence ATGAACAGGGAGCTAACTGCCCACTACCTGATCCGGGTTGGAGAAATCGGACTCAAGGGCAACAACCGCAGGATGTTCGAACAGCAGCTCAAGGAAAACATAAAGCGCCGCCTTAAAGGACTTGAGGCACGGGTTACCGGCGGACGGGGACGCTTTTTTCTGGAATTGTTTTCCGGCAATCCGGCGGTTGCTGAGGAGGTACTTGCATCAACCTTCGGTATCGTCGCCTTTGCCCGGGTTCGTGTCAGCGAAAAGGATATGGAAGCAATCAGGGCTACCGCGGCAGAGCTTTTACAGAAAGAAGTAAGGGCTTCGGCCTCGGGAACACTCAGCTTCAAGATAAACGCCAAACGGACAGACAAGAGTTTTCCTCTGAACTCCTACCAGATTGCCGTGGAGCTCGGAGACAGGCTTACCCGTGACATACCCGGATTGACGGTGGATGTTAAGAATCCGGATGTATCCCTTCAGATCGAGGTCCGGGACAAGGTGTACATCTGGGGTCCCCAGTCCGCGGGACCCGGGGGACTCCCTGTAAGCTGCGCCGGCAAGGGAATACTGCTCCTTTCCGGGGGAATCGACTCACCCGTGGCTGGCTGGATGATGGCCAAGCGGGGATTAAAGCTGGATGCTGTCTATTTTCATGCCTACCCCTACACCTCCGACGAGGCAAAGGAAAAGGTTGTGCAGCTGGCCCGCATCCTGGCCCCCTGGAATGGGGGAATGAACCTTTTTGTGGTACCCTTTACGAAAACTCAGCTTAAAATAAAGGAGAGGGTCCCCAAGGAGGCGGTTACCCTGATAATGCGGGCGGGAATGATGCAGGTAGCCCATATGGCCGCGGAAGAGCGTGGAGCCGGCGCCCTTGTAAGCGGTGAGGCCTTGAGCCAGGTTGCCAGCCAGACAGCAGGCAGCATGCGCTTTACCGGGAGCGTAACGGATTACCCTGTGTTCCGGCCCCTTATCGGCATGGACAAGGAAGAGATTATCCGCACGGCAGAGAGAATCGGAACCTATGAGACCTCCATACTGCCCTACGAGGACTGCTGCACAATATTCTCGCCGAAACACCCCCTGACATCGCCGAATTTCAGCAAAATCCTGGGGATATACCGGCAGGCAGGACTTGAAAACGAGCTGACCGAAGCCTATG
- a CDS encoding cysteine desulfurase family protein produces MISTYLDWAATAPPDPDALDYARQVALEYFGNPSSLHSYGKKAAELLAESRKRIAELLNCKPEQIYFTSGGSESTSIVFSQLLLSVRKGSILIGATEHPSVWETARVYSELGYPVHEVKPGKDGRISPDVALHAFSSETELISIMLLNNETGIVQDVKSIAAALRDARGGKKPPHIHTDAVQALGKEKIDLEDLGVDSASFSGHKIGAPRGIGILYLRRPIQGLFKGGGQEKGVRPGTENLPGIAALARVMEKRLPLIEEHREQARRQKTRLMEGLSEIPGVLFIPEQAAGTDSHISPFILKCSFPPVPGEVLQRVLSDCGYAVSTGSACSSSADRGRKKEKINRVLKVLGVSPQAAESSIRISLGPATRDEEIEAFVETATREIGTIKEQLG; encoded by the coding sequence ATGATTTCTACTTACCTGGACTGGGCAGCCACCGCCCCACCAGATCCGGATGCATTGGATTACGCGCGGCAGGTGGCCCTGGAATACTTCGGAAACCCCTCATCCCTGCATTCTTACGGGAAAAAAGCCGCGGAACTCCTCGCTGAATCCCGAAAAAGAATCGCAGAACTGCTGAACTGCAAACCGGAGCAGATTTATTTTACCTCAGGAGGAAGCGAGTCGACCTCCATCGTTTTTTCCCAGCTCCTATTAAGCGTAAGGAAGGGATCGATTCTGATTGGCGCCACGGAACACCCCTCGGTATGGGAAACGGCCAGAGTCTATTCCGAACTCGGCTATCCGGTACACGAGGTAAAACCGGGAAAGGACGGACGCATCAGTCCGGATGTGGCCCTGCACGCTTTTAGCTCTGAAACAGAGCTTATAAGCATAATGCTCCTTAACAATGAGACAGGAATTGTCCAGGACGTAAAAAGCATTGCCGCAGCCTTACGGGATGCCCGCGGGGGGAAAAAACCGCCCCATATTCATACCGACGCCGTTCAGGCCCTGGGAAAAGAGAAGATCGATCTTGAAGATCTGGGGGTGGATTCGGCCTCTTTTTCCGGCCATAAAATAGGCGCCCCCAGGGGCATCGGTATACTTTACCTGAGACGCCCCATTCAGGGACTTTTTAAAGGTGGCGGACAGGAGAAAGGCGTCCGCCCCGGGACGGAAAACCTTCCCGGAATAGCGGCCCTTGCCAGGGTCATGGAAAAACGCCTTCCCTTAATAGAGGAGCATCGGGAACAGGCCCGCCGACAAAAGACCCGTCTTATGGAGGGGCTTTCGGAAATACCAGGAGTACTTTTTATTCCTGAACAGGCTGCGGGCACAGATTCGCATATATCGCCTTTTATATTGAAGTGCTCCTTTCCTCCCGTACCGGGAGAGGTACTGCAGCGAGTCTTAAGCGACTGCGGCTACGCCGTATCCACCGGATCGGCCTGTTCCAGCAGCGCAGACAGGGGACGGAAAAAAGAGAAGATCAACCGGGTATTGAAGGTCCTTGGAGTCAGCCCGCAGGCTGCCGAATCCTCAATTCGGATTTCTCTGGGTCCGGCGACACGGGATGAAGAAATCGAAGCCTTTGTAGAAACAGCCACAAGGGAAATCGGAACCATCAAGGAGCAGCTGGGATGA
- a CDS encoding ArsR/SmtB family transcription factor gives MNQATCCPDSLIESYAERLKVCGHPVRLKILCLIEKENACVSELWQCLQQSQPVISQHLAVLKNKGIVSSAVDGNRRIYSISDDFVKAIIKSFPHQV, from the coding sequence ATGAATCAAGCAACCTGTTGTCCAGATTCTCTGATTGAGTCCTATGCCGAACGTCTCAAGGTCTGCGGGCATCCGGTACGGCTGAAGATACTCTGTCTTATAGAAAAAGAGAACGCCTGCGTAAGCGAACTCTGGCAGTGTCTTCAACAGTCCCAGCCGGTTATCTCCCAGCATCTCGCGGTGCTGAAAAACAAGGGGATAGTCAGCTCCGCCGTCGACGGTAATCGGCGGATCTATTCAATCAGCGATGATTTTGTAAAGGCTATTATTAAGAGTTTTCCCCATCAGGTGTAG
- a CDS encoding 3-dehydroquinate synthase produces MDRSFTLGLRRTRVRSFDSGSIDPDNLPSSRAALWVCDEATRQFLPSGADPVLVLSRGEAAKNWDSVLKIIDAALSVPLGRDDLVIALGGGVVCDTAAFAASIYMRGCGLVLIPSTLLSMIDASLGGKTGIDYGTYKNIIGSFYPAGEILIYPFLLKSLPESEYLSGLAEVLKHALLEDSDLFSDLSARKSDVLSRDVRVLNDLIPRSLAVKGRIVEADPTEEGIRAQLNLGHTFGHALESLLGLGVLPHGHAVAWGIARAMEAGVSLGATDPDYAAEVKKFFTSYGYDLGYRIPDLGVYLDVLERDKKRKNGEVHFVLQHRRGDTFFTPLSEELLKQVLAPFSDG; encoded by the coding sequence GTGGATCGATCTTTTACCCTTGGTCTTCGCAGAACTCGGGTCCGGTCTTTCGACTCCGGGAGTATCGATCCGGATAATCTGCCTTCGAGTAGGGCAGCACTCTGGGTCTGCGACGAGGCAACCCGACAGTTCCTCCCTTCCGGGGCTGATCCTGTGCTTGTGCTTTCCCGGGGGGAGGCCGCCAAGAACTGGGACTCTGTGTTAAAGATCATCGATGCCGCTCTTTCCGTACCCCTCGGCCGGGATGATCTGGTCATCGCCCTGGGCGGCGGTGTCGTCTGTGATACCGCGGCTTTCGCAGCTTCCATCTACATGCGGGGTTGCGGACTGGTTCTGATTCCTTCCACCCTTCTTTCCATGATCGATGCCTCCCTGGGCGGAAAAACCGGTATCGATTACGGCACTTACAAGAATATAATAGGCAGCTTCTATCCCGCCGGTGAAATCCTCATCTATCCATTCCTGCTCAAGAGCCTTCCGGAATCCGAGTATCTCTCCGGCCTGGCGGAGGTGTTAAAGCACGCCCTTCTGGAAGACAGCGATCTGTTTTCAGACCTCTCTGCCCGGAAGAGTGATGTGCTGTCACGGGACGTTCGGGTGTTGAACGATCTTATTCCCCGTTCCCTGGCGGTTAAGGGCAGAATCGTCGAGGCGGATCCCACCGAAGAGGGTATCCGGGCGCAGTTGAATCTGGGACACACCTTTGGTCATGCTCTGGAGAGTCTTCTGGGTCTGGGGGTCCTGCCCCACGGTCATGCCGTCGCCTGGGGGATCGCTCGGGCAATGGAGGCCGGAGTGTCTCTGGGAGCGACGGATCCTGACTACGCTGCGGAAGTAAAGAAGTTTTTCACATCCTACGGTTACGATCTTGGCTACCGTATTCCCGACCTTGGCGTCTACCTGGATGTCCTCGAGCGGGACAAGAAGCGGAAAAACGGGGAGGTCCATTTTGTCCTTCAGCACCGCAGGGGCGACACCTTCTTTACTCCTCTTTCTGAGGAACTCCTCAAACAAGTGCTTGCCCCTTTTTCTGACGGCTAA